The following proteins are encoded in a genomic region of Coffea eugenioides isolate CCC68of chromosome 6, Ceug_1.0, whole genome shotgun sequence:
- the LOC113773896 gene encoding uncharacterized protein LOC113773896 yields MDSKALASCVLLLHLLIVLGACDIIPKAKDSGTNAIRLQGMDANNPHRNDKTHHVAHVHEKKSMHDPSLSSSHMMHQMDPRTTVFFVLDDMSSPYLWPREQADAIPFSLAKLPQIFHWYQTWVEPSSSPMAEGTRSQDVRKMEEHVRSMLKEQQEQFEREIAALRNLVIELHAQKGPVEGNDSPHNSDSSNSNREN; encoded by the exons ATGGATTCCAAAGCACTTGCTTCTTGTGTTCTTCTCCTTCATCTGTTGATTGTCCTG GGAGCCTGTGATATCATACCCAAGGCCAAGGATAGTGGTACCAATGCAATCAGGCTCCAGGGCATGGATGCTAATAATCCTCATCGAAATGATAAGACACATCATGTTGCTCACGTCCATGAAAAGAAGTCAATGCATGATCCTTCTCTTTCCTCATCCCACATGATGCATCAGATGGATCCAAGAACAACCGTGTTTTTCGTTTTAGATGATATGTCCTCTCCTTATCTCTGGCCTAGAGAACAAGCCGATGCTATCCCCTTTTCATTGGCAAAACTCCCACAGATTTttcat TGGTATCAGACCTGGGTTGAACCATCTAGTTCACCAATGGCAGAGGGCACTAGGTCTCAAGACGTCAGAAAGATGGAGGAACATGTTCGCTCCATGCTGAAGGAACAACAGGAACAGTTCGAAAGGGAGATAGCAGCTCTAAGGAACTTGGTGATTGAATTACACGCACAGAAGGGTCCAGTAGAAGGAAATGACTCCCCTCATAATTCAGATTCTTCAAACAGCAATCGAGAGAATTAA